In a single window of the Enoplosus armatus isolate fEnoArm2 chromosome 15, fEnoArm2.hap1, whole genome shotgun sequence genome:
- the id2a gene encoding DNA-binding protein inhibitor ID-2a — translation MKAISPVRSFRKSNANLSEHSLGISRSKTPVDDPLSLLYNMNDCYSKLKELVPSIPQNKNVSKMEILQHVIDYILDLQIALDSSVALTSLHHPARPGQAPSRTPLTTLNTDISILSLQSPELPSELMTDDSRTLHR, via the exons atgaaagcaataaGCCCCGTGCGGTCCTTCCGGAAAAGCAACGCGAATTTATCAGAGCACTCCTTGGGAATCTCTCGGAGCAAGACCCCGGTGGATGACCCGCTCAGCCTGCTGTACAACATGAACGACTGCTACTCCAAGCTGAAGGAGCTGGTGCCCAGCATCCCCCAGAACAAGAACGTCAGCAAGATGGAAATCCTGCAGCATGTCATCGACTACATCCTGGACCTGCAGATCGCGCTGGACTCCAGTGTCGCACTAACCAGCCTGCATCACCCTGCGCGGCCGGGGCAGGCTCCGTCCAGGACCCCTCTGACCACCCTCAACACAGATATCAGCATCTTGTCATTACAG tcccCGGAGTTGCCATCAGAGCTGATGACAGATGACAGCCGGACTCTGCATCGTTAA